Proteins from a single region of Rhipicephalus sanguineus isolate Rsan-2018 chromosome 5, BIME_Rsan_1.4, whole genome shotgun sequence:
- the LOC119393017 gene encoding peritrophin-1, translating into MQAKVMAPVFVAFVVAVAAISAVAPQERLDCPAVDDKGDNATYLPNLYNCSQFYVCAQGVPMLMECKGGLHFNRKLNVCDRPWNALCVALSLPGSELPTTVVPVPTEKVVITKTVKEVYRPVDDEAPQL; encoded by the exons ATGCAAGCAAAAGTGATGGCTCCCGTTTTTGTAGCATTCGTCGTGGCTGTGGCAGCCATCTCGGCGGTCGCTCCTCAAGAACGCCTGGACTGCCCTGCCGTGGACGACAAGGGAGACAACGCCACCTACCTACCAAACCTGTACAACTGCTCCCAATTCTACGTTTGTGCTCAG GGTGTCCCAATGCTGATGGAATGCAAAGGTGGCCTTCACTTCAACCGCAAGTTGAACGTGTGCGACCGCCCGTGGAATGCTCTCTGCGTCGCGCTCTCTCTACCAGGTTCTGAACTGCCGACTACAGTAGTTCCTGTGCCAACCGAGAAGGTCGTCATCACAAAGACAGTCAAGGAGGTCTACAGACCCGTCGACGATGAGGCACCTCAATTGTAA